The following proteins are encoded in a genomic region of Vibrio spartinae:
- the uvrC gene encoding excinuclease ABC subunit UvrC → MTQAFDPSSFLATVTNQPGVYRMYNTGAEVIYVGKAKDLKKRLSSYFRKTLDNEKTKALVSHIARIDVTVTHTETEALILEHNYIKQYMPKYNVLLRDDKSYPYILVSAHKHPRVSVYRGAKKKKGEYFGPYPDAGAVRETLHLIQKIFPVRQCEDSVYSHRTRPCLMYQIGRCAGPCVSDLISEQSYQELVDDLRLFLRGKDQQVVSMLVDRMTSASEALRFEDAAKYRDQIQAIRRIQEQQFVSADSLDDIDVLGFAQENGLACIHTLMIRQGKILGSRSFFPKIPGNTTHEEVFESFLKQYYLSHNESRTLPTKVIVNRGLLDDIQVFQLLLTEMAGRKVQFFVEPSGVRGRYLKLANTNAQTAITTRQNHRMTSLQRVKALQDELEMEQIQRMECFDISHTMGESTIASCVVFNQEGPVKQEYRRYNISGITGGDDYAAMGQVLERRYSKQIDVDKIPDIIFIDGGKGQLSRAHQIVSRYWDDWPKRPLLMGIAKGVTRKPGLETLLTVEGDEFHLANDAPALHLIQHIRDESHNHAISGHRNKRGKTRRTSALEGIEGIGPKRRQALLQFMGGLQELKRASVEEITKVPGISRSLAENIHQALKQ, encoded by the coding sequence GTGACTCAAGCATTTGACCCTTCTTCTTTTTTAGCAACTGTGACTAATCAGCCTGGTGTTTATCGAATGTATAATACCGGGGCTGAGGTAATTTATGTTGGTAAAGCGAAGGATCTCAAAAAACGTCTGTCCAGTTACTTTCGTAAAACACTGGATAACGAAAAGACTAAAGCATTAGTCAGTCATATTGCCAGAATTGATGTGACGGTAACGCATACTGAAACCGAAGCGCTCATTCTGGAGCATAATTACATCAAGCAATACATGCCTAAATACAATGTGCTATTGCGTGATGATAAGTCTTATCCCTATATTTTGGTCAGTGCTCACAAGCATCCGAGAGTGTCGGTGTACCGTGGTGCAAAAAAGAAAAAGGGAGAGTATTTCGGTCCTTATCCTGATGCTGGTGCCGTTCGTGAGACGCTGCATTTAATTCAGAAGATATTCCCTGTTCGACAATGTGAAGATTCAGTCTATAGTCATCGGACACGTCCTTGCCTGATGTATCAGATTGGTCGTTGTGCCGGTCCGTGTGTTTCAGATTTGATTTCTGAACAATCGTATCAGGAACTGGTTGATGATCTGCGACTGTTTTTACGCGGCAAAGATCAACAAGTCGTTTCAATGCTGGTGGACAGAATGACATCCGCCAGTGAAGCATTGCGTTTTGAAGATGCCGCAAAATACCGCGATCAGATTCAGGCGATTCGTCGTATTCAGGAGCAACAATTCGTCTCGGCCGATAGCCTGGATGATATTGATGTTCTGGGATTTGCACAGGAAAATGGCTTAGCATGTATTCATACTTTGATGATTCGGCAGGGCAAAATTCTCGGCAGCCGAAGTTTTTTCCCTAAAATTCCCGGTAATACCACGCATGAAGAGGTGTTTGAAAGCTTCCTTAAGCAGTATTATCTCTCTCATAACGAGTCACGGACACTGCCGACTAAAGTGATTGTGAATCGGGGATTGCTGGACGATATTCAAGTTTTCCAGCTTTTGTTGACTGAGATGGCCGGGCGAAAAGTGCAGTTCTTTGTCGAGCCGTCAGGGGTCCGCGGACGATACCTGAAGTTGGCGAATACCAATGCTCAGACTGCCATTACCACCCGTCAGAATCATCGCATGACCAGCTTACAACGGGTCAAAGCGCTTCAGGATGAATTAGAGATGGAGCAGATTCAACGGATGGAATGTTTTGATATCTCCCATACGATGGGGGAAAGTACCATTGCATCATGTGTGGTCTTTAATCAGGAAGGTCCGGTTAAGCAGGAATATCGTCGTTATAATATTAGCGGTATTACTGGCGGAGATGATTATGCCGCGATGGGGCAGGTTCTCGAGCGTCGTTATTCAAAGCAGATCGATGTCGATAAAATTCCGGATATTATCTTCATTGATGGCGGAAAAGGTCAGCTATCTCGCGCACATCAGATTGTTTCGCGTTACTGGGATGATTGGCCAAAGCGGCCTTTATTGATGGGGATCGCCAAAGGTGTAACCCGTAAACCCGGACTGGAAACCTTGCTGACAGTTGAAGGCGATGAATTTCATCTGGCGAATGATGCGCCAGCGTTACATTTAATTCAACACATCCGCGATGAGAGTCATAACCATGCAATTAGTGGTCACCGTAACAAACGCGGAAAAACTCGGCGAACCAGTGCACTGGAAGGTATTGAGGGGATCGGGCCGAAACGACGCCAGGCACTGTTGCAGTTTATGGGCGGGCTACAAGAACTGAAACGCGCCAGTGTTGAAGAAATCACCAAAGTTCCGGGTATCAGTCGATCTTTGGCAGAAAATATCCATCAAGCATTGAAACAATAG
- the pgsA gene encoding CDP-diacylglycerol--glycerol-3-phosphate 3-phosphatidyltransferase, which produces MRLNIPNILSLIRLFLIPVFVVAFYLPYSWSSFAAAVVFWVAGITDWLDGMLARKLDQTSRFGAFIDPVADKVLVATALILITEHFHSIWITIPAVTMIAREIIISALREWMAEIGKRASVAVSWIGKVKTMTQMFALLALIWRYDDWMIWLGYISIYVATILTYWSMWQYLMAAKDDLLSEENH; this is translated from the coding sequence ATGCGTTTAAATATCCCTAATATATTGTCCCTGATTCGGCTTTTCCTCATTCCGGTATTCGTTGTCGCTTTTTATTTGCCTTACAGCTGGTCTTCTTTTGCTGCGGCAGTGGTGTTCTGGGTTGCCGGCATCACGGACTGGCTTGATGGGATGCTCGCGAGAAAATTAGACCAAACCTCTCGTTTCGGTGCATTTATCGACCCTGTCGCGGATAAAGTGTTGGTTGCGACAGCATTGATCTTGATTACGGAGCATTTCCATAGCATCTGGATTACGATTCCTGCTGTGACCATGATTGCCAGAGAAATCATTATTTCTGCGTTGCGGGAGTGGATGGCAGAAATCGGCAAGCGCGCCAGTGTTGCGGTGTCTTGGATTGGTAAAGTGAAGACAATGACTCAGATGTTTGCGTTGCTCGCATTGATTTGGCGCTATGATGACTGGATGATTTGGTTAGGATATATCTCAATCTATGTTGCAACGATTTTGACTTACTGGTCGATGTGGCAATATTTGATGGCTGCTAAAGATGATCTTCTGAGTGAAGAAAATCACTGA
- a CDS encoding ABC transporter permease, whose translation MKSVIDISWWQLAIFSLTLLIPIAMSFRYRLMISKDIIISVFRMGLQLCLVGIYLEYLFALNSLVVNVCWLLLIIGVGASAILSKAHLPKRRLIIPLMAGMMIGLLPMLAILCLLMVQPVPFYNTQYMIPLAGMLMGNTLSGNIVALQNLFTAYHERRSEYEAAISLGASPRYASQPFIQNAIQKANAPILASMASIGLVTLPGMMTGQILGGASPIIAAKYQFMIMIAIFVVLNISLALSIEYMLKAVLTKEGKVLVQFKKSPTF comes from the coding sequence ATGAAAAGCGTCATTGATATTTCTTGGTGGCAGTTGGCAATATTTAGCCTGACACTGCTTATTCCAATCGCGATGAGTTTCCGATACCGATTGATGATCAGCAAAGATATTATTATCTCTGTATTCCGAATGGGGCTGCAACTCTGTTTAGTCGGTATTTATCTGGAGTATTTATTTGCACTGAACAGCCTTGTTGTGAATGTCTGCTGGCTATTGCTGATCATCGGGGTTGGTGCGAGCGCCATTCTATCAAAAGCTCATCTGCCTAAACGCCGGTTAATCATCCCGCTAATGGCAGGGATGATGATTGGCTTACTGCCCATGTTAGCCATACTGTGTCTATTGATGGTTCAACCGGTGCCCTTTTACAACACGCAATACATGATTCCTTTGGCTGGCATGCTGATGGGGAATACACTGAGTGGCAATATTGTTGCCCTGCAAAACCTATTTACAGCCTATCACGAACGCAGAAGTGAATACGAAGCGGCGATATCTTTGGGCGCATCTCCCCGTTACGCATCACAACCGTTTATTCAAAATGCGATACAAAAAGCGAATGCACCGATTTTGGCTTCGATGGCAAGCATCGGCCTAGTCACTTTGCCAGGGATGATGACTGGGCAGATTTTAGGAGGGGCCTCACCAATTATCGCCGCCAAATACCAATTTATGATCATGATTGCGATTTTCGTGGTGCTGAATATTTCTCTCGCACTATCGATAGAATATATGTTGAAAGCGGTACTGACGAAAGAAGGTAAAGTCTTGGTTCAGTTCAAGAAAAGCCCCACTTTCTAA
- a CDS encoding DUF2927 domain-containing protein yields the protein MRWRPLCWLMITMSFSNVALAELPTWERPAFIQNAFFHVALEYEFTSVKTPRLAKWTHPIRVWFEHDVGAQALHEKMARLHLAHLEQLTHVPITIVNQRADANFIWYFTRQSQWRKIIRAELGEKSLKNTYGSVCMFGVKLDPDSHEIRRATVIIPVDQARSHGKLLGCIIEESTQALGLFNDSEQAYPSIFNDKTPNDFLSPLDIVLLELLYEPTLLPGMDSSALQHPLKQLLLQYQQQGKLKQALSQSKHAPIIEQFGL from the coding sequence ATGCGGTGGCGACCGCTGTGCTGGTTGATGATAACCATGAGCTTCAGCAACGTAGCGCTCGCTGAGTTACCGACATGGGAACGTCCGGCGTTTATTCAAAATGCTTTCTTCCATGTCGCACTCGAATACGAATTTACCTCGGTGAAAACACCACGCCTCGCTAAGTGGACTCACCCGATTCGGGTATGGTTTGAGCATGATGTCGGTGCTCAAGCGTTACACGAAAAAATGGCTCGTCTCCATTTGGCTCATCTCGAACAACTGACACATGTCCCTATCACGATTGTGAATCAACGTGCTGATGCCAATTTTATTTGGTATTTTACCCGCCAATCTCAATGGCGAAAAATTATTCGTGCAGAGCTCGGGGAAAAATCCTTAAAAAATACCTATGGTTCTGTCTGCATGTTTGGCGTAAAGCTTGATCCCGACAGCCATGAAATCCGTCGGGCAACCGTGATTATTCCCGTCGATCAAGCCCGCTCTCACGGTAAACTACTCGGATGTATTATTGAAGAATCGACTCAGGCACTTGGATTATTCAATGACTCGGAACAGGCTTATCCTTCCATATTCAATGATAAAACCCCCAACGATTTTCTATCCCCTTTAGACATCGTTTTACTGGAACTGCTCTATGAACCGACCCTTCTTCCCGGCATGGACAGCTCAGCACTTCAACATCCCCTCAAACAGTTACTATTGCAGTACCAACAGCAAGGAAAACTCAAACAAGCTTTATCTCAATCCAAACACGCCCCAATCATCGAACAGTTTGGCCTGTAA
- a CDS encoding peptide ABC transporter ATP-binding protein: MTIPLLEVSDLSKTFTTRPSLFKKKIHHAVESVDFTLEVGQTIGFIGQNGSGKSTLARMLSGMVEPTTGEIRVNGERLEHKDYATRCKLIRMIFQDPNTSLNSKIQVGRILEGPLKRNTEMLPAARQKRVKDTLLRVGLLPEHAYFYPQMLATGQKQRVCLARALILQPSIIVADEALNGLDMAMRSQIINLLMELQEEMGVSFVYVSQHLGVIKHITDKVIVMHEGKVVESGYTEKVLSNPQHIITQRMIESHFSRIPEFGTEN; the protein is encoded by the coding sequence ATGACGATTCCTCTATTAGAAGTTTCTGATTTATCGAAGACTTTTACTACTCGTCCCAGCTTATTTAAGAAGAAAATTCATCATGCTGTCGAGTCGGTAGATTTTACATTGGAAGTCGGTCAAACCATTGGATTCATCGGCCAAAATGGTTCAGGTAAGTCAACGCTTGCTCGTATGTTATCCGGTATGGTCGAACCGACAACGGGAGAAATCCGGGTGAATGGCGAACGTCTGGAGCATAAAGATTATGCGACCCGATGTAAGCTTATCCGCATGATTTTTCAGGATCCAAATACATCACTGAATTCGAAAATTCAGGTTGGACGCATTTTAGAAGGGCCACTGAAACGGAATACAGAAATGTTACCCGCAGCGCGCCAGAAACGGGTTAAAGATACCTTATTACGGGTCGGTCTCCTCCCCGAACATGCCTATTTTTATCCTCAAATGTTGGCAACAGGACAAAAACAGCGGGTGTGTCTCGCCAGAGCTCTGATTTTGCAGCCATCAATCATTGTTGCCGATGAAGCATTGAATGGTCTGGATATGGCAATGCGCTCGCAAATCATTAATCTGTTGATGGAGTTACAGGAGGAAATGGGCGTGTCTTTCGTCTATGTTTCCCAACACCTTGGCGTAATTAAACACATTACCGATAAAGTCATCGTCATGCACGAAGGTAAAGTGGTTGAATCCGGTTATACTGAAAAGGTGCTTTCGAATCCACAACACATCATCACCCAGCGGATGATCGAAAGTCACTTCAGTCGAATCCCTGAGTTCGGGACGGAGAATTAA
- a CDS encoding peptide ABC transporter ATP-binding protein, translated as MPMLDIRHLTIEIDTPQGLVKAVDRISLTMNEGEIRGLVGESGSGKSLVAKAIVGVCKENWRITADRMRLGNIDLLQLTPRERRRVIARDIAMIFQEPSTCLDPSDEVGKQLLEAIPSHTFKGQWWQRFSWRKKQAIALLHKVGIKDHHRILKSYPYEITDGECQKVMIAMAIATKPKLLIADEPTNDLDPITQSQILRLLSRMNQVNNTTILLIGHDLTTITQWAHRITVMYCGQSIESAMTRNILATPKHPYTVALLTAMPDFSSSIPHKQKLNSLPGSIPPLQHLPIGCRLGPRCPYAQRQCVEIPKSRWIKNHKYSCHYPLNMEETQ; from the coding sequence ATGCCAATGCTGGATATTCGTCATCTGACGATTGAAATTGATACGCCACAAGGGCTTGTCAAAGCGGTAGATCGCATCAGTCTGACCATGAATGAAGGTGAAATTCGTGGTTTAGTGGGTGAGTCAGGCTCTGGTAAAAGTCTTGTTGCCAAAGCTATTGTCGGTGTATGTAAAGAAAACTGGCGTATTACTGCTGACCGGATGAGGCTAGGCAATATCGATTTGCTGCAACTTACGCCACGGGAACGTCGGCGTGTGATTGCCCGAGATATCGCCATGATATTTCAGGAGCCTTCAACGTGTCTTGACCCTTCAGATGAGGTGGGAAAACAGTTGCTCGAAGCCATCCCGTCCCATACATTTAAAGGGCAATGGTGGCAACGCTTTTCATGGCGTAAAAAACAAGCCATTGCTTTACTGCATAAAGTGGGGATTAAAGATCACCATCGTATTTTAAAAAGCTATCCCTATGAAATTACCGATGGTGAATGCCAAAAAGTGATGATCGCAATGGCGATTGCCACAAAGCCCAAATTACTGATAGCAGATGAACCAACCAATGACCTCGATCCAATCACACAGTCGCAAATACTGCGTCTGTTAAGCCGAATGAATCAGGTCAATAACACGACAATTCTATTGATCGGACACGACCTGACCACCATTACGCAATGGGCACATCGTATTACGGTGATGTACTGTGGTCAGTCAATCGAGTCTGCGATGACTCGCAATATTTTGGCTACGCCAAAACACCCATATACTGTCGCGCTATTGACAGCCATGCCAGATTTCAGCTCATCAATCCCACATAAGCAGAAATTAAACTCACTGCCGGGGTCAATTCCGCCGCTACAACATTTACCGATTGGTTGTCGGCTCGGCCCAAGGTGCCCCTATGCGCAACGCCAATGTGTGGAAATCCCGAAAAGCCGCTGGATTAAAAATCATAAATACTCCTGCCACTATCCGTTGAATATGGAAGAGACACAATGA
- a CDS encoding ABC transporter permease subunit: MLTNNIYQEEHIPTPFERFWRSFRHNNLAMFGLWCLLALILITVFAPWISPHDAQAHTSHLLVPPSWDPAGSVEYFFGTDDLGRDILSRLIEGTRHSFGNAVILTIFATCVGSIIGISAGMTSGLLSSILNHLMDTIMSIPSLLLAIIFVAILGVGESNILLAIGLALIPRFIRSAYTAVHNEVGKDYIMAARLDGAKDIYLLWYSILPNILSTIVLEINFAMTVAILDITSLGFLGLGAQSFTSEWGAILGDSVELLYLAPWTVVLPGLTIMFTVIIVNLVGEGARQSLNEGVE; the protein is encoded by the coding sequence ATGCTAACAAATAATATCTATCAAGAAGAGCATATCCCTACCCCGTTCGAACGATTCTGGCGGAGTTTTCGTCATAATAATCTGGCAATGTTCGGGCTATGGTGCCTGCTGGCGTTGATCCTCATTACTGTGTTTGCCCCTTGGATCTCCCCACATGATGCACAAGCACACACCAGTCATTTACTTGTTCCCCCTTCTTGGGATCCGGCAGGTTCGGTCGAGTATTTCTTTGGTACCGATGATCTTGGCCGGGATATTCTATCCCGCCTCATTGAAGGGACACGGCACTCTTTTGGTAATGCCGTGATTCTGACCATATTCGCCACATGCGTCGGTTCTATTATCGGTATCTCAGCAGGCATGACCTCCGGATTGCTTTCGAGTATTTTGAATCACTTGATGGATACCATCATGTCGATCCCATCACTCCTGCTCGCCATTATTTTTGTTGCGATTCTTGGGGTTGGTGAATCCAATATTCTACTGGCAATCGGGCTGGCTCTGATTCCTCGGTTTATTCGCTCAGCCTATACCGCGGTCCACAATGAAGTCGGCAAAGATTACATCATGGCCGCCAGACTGGACGGGGCAAAAGACATTTACCTGCTGTGGTACTCGATTTTACCCAATATTTTATCAACCATTGTATTAGAAATTAACTTTGCAATGACGGTTGCTATCTTAGATATCACCTCACTTGGTTTTCTAGGATTAGGGGCACAGTCATTCACTTCTGAGTGGGGTGCGATTCTGGGAGACTCCGTAGAACTGCTTTATCTCGCGCCATGGACTGTGGTTCTGCCCGGATTGACAATTATGTTTACCGTTATTATTGTCAACCTTGTGGGTGAAGGGGCGCGTCAGTCACTCAACGAGGGGGTCGAATAA
- a CDS encoding ABC transporter permease, with amino-acid sequence MLLYTIRKFNLFIITLLILTLIGYSILRFDPYSHWALENFWQGWFTYVSEISQLNFGINRSGTPVIDELVIVFPATLELCLFAFMISLMIGIPIGTIAGMKQGKWLDTVISFVSMCGYSAPIYWIALMLLLVFSLNYEIFPVSGRYDLLYNIKHVTGFALIDAFLSKSVYRPQILQSVISHLILPCTVLALAPTTQIIRLMRTSVADVMNQNYIRVARIRGLSQYQIIREHVLRNAIPPIIPKFGVQLSTMLTFAIITESIFNWPGIGRWLLDALANEDLVSIQAGVISVSTLVLTANVLSDLLGALINPFVRKAWYANK; translated from the coding sequence ATGCTGCTCTATACAATCCGTAAATTTAACCTTTTTATCATCACCTTATTGATTTTAACGTTGATCGGATACAGCATTCTCAGATTCGATCCTTATTCCCACTGGGCACTCGAGAATTTCTGGCAAGGATGGTTCACTTATGTGTCTGAAATTAGTCAGCTCAATTTTGGAATCAACCGTTCCGGCACACCCGTCATCGATGAATTAGTGATCGTGTTTCCCGCCACATTGGAACTGTGCCTATTTGCCTTTATGATTTCATTAATGATTGGCATCCCGATCGGGACAATCGCGGGCATGAAACAAGGAAAGTGGCTCGATACCGTGATTTCCTTTGTGTCAATGTGTGGCTACTCAGCACCAATTTATTGGATCGCGCTGATGTTGTTGCTGGTATTTTCACTGAATTACGAAATTTTCCCGGTCTCCGGTCGTTACGACCTGCTTTATAATATTAAGCATGTAACAGGATTTGCACTGATTGACGCTTTTCTGTCAAAAAGTGTTTACCGCCCTCAGATTCTACAAAGCGTGATTTCTCATCTGATTCTTCCCTGTACTGTGCTGGCGCTGGCTCCGACCACACAGATCATTCGATTAATGCGAACATCAGTGGCAGACGTCATGAATCAGAACTATATTCGGGTAGCGAGAATCCGCGGTCTCTCGCAATATCAAATCATCAGAGAACATGTGCTTCGCAATGCAATTCCGCCGATTATTCCTAAATTCGGGGTCCAACTCTCAACCATGCTGACGTTTGCGATTATCACCGAATCCATCTTTAACTGGCCGGGAATCGGCAGGTGGCTGCTGGATGCATTAGCAAATGAAGACTTAGTTTCAATTCAGGCCGGCGTTATTTCTGTCTCAACACTGGTGCTCACCGCAAACGTTTTATCTGATTTGCTCGGCGCCCTGATCAATCCGTTCGTAAGGAAAGCTTGGTATGCTAACAAATAA